A region of the Amycolatopsis sp. cg13 genome:
GTGAGCTGAAACCGGACCTGCCCGGCGGTGACCGCACCGTCCACTGTGTACGAAACAGTGGCAGGCCCGGTGACCGTGATCGTCGTGCCATCAGCGCTGGCGGCACCGGAAAGATGCAGGTCAGTGACCGAGTAAAGCCGGTCCTCGTCGTCGGTGACGGGTACGCGCTCGGCGATGCGGTGGACGGCGGGGGCGTCGGTGACGATGCGCTCGATGACCGTGAGCTGACCGTCCTGGGCAGTGGTGACGGTGACGTCGTCGGCGAGCATGTCCTCAGCTCGGCGGGGTGAAAGGGTTGTCGGACTGCGGCGGCGCCGGAGGTTGGACCGGCGGCGGCGCGTAGGCGGGCGGACTGTACTGCATCGGCGCGAGCCGGGCGTGGTCGCGGTTGCGGCGTTCGGCGAGCACCGCGGTGAGGAAGACCCACGGCGGCATCCCGTGCGGCAGCGGCACCCCGATCGCCGCCGAAACCTGCTGTGCCAGGCCGAAGCCGAGCGACGCGGCCGCTTCCGGGCGCAGTTCGTGGTAGCGGCCGAGGTACTGGCGGGAGGCCATGGCGAGGTCGTCGGTGAGCCCGCTGAGGTCGAAGTGCGCGGCCCAGGCTTCCAGGCCGGGCGGCACCACGAGGATCGCCTGCGCGGACTGCGGCACGCGTTCGCGGATCACCAGGGTGCCCGCGAGGTAGTCGCCGACGCGGCGGCCGTTCGACGACGTCAGCGACACGATCACGGCCACCGCGCCGAGGAAGCCGAGCGCCCAGAAATCGACGAAGAAGCCGGCGAGCGCGCGGGTCAGCGCGTGCCGGAAGCTGATCGGGCCGCCGTCGAGGCGCACCACACGCAGGCCGAGCGCGAGTTTGCCGAGCGAACGGCCGCGGCTGAGCGTTTCGAACAGCACCGGGTAGCCGATCACCACCAGCACGAACGTGGTCAGCATCAGCGCGATGGTGAGTGCCGAGTCGAACGACCCCGCGGTCAGCATCAGCGCGACGAGCACCAGCAGCAGCAACGCGGCCTGGACGAGGACGTCGAGCAGCATCGCGACCGCGCGGCTGGCGAGCTTCGCCACCCGCAGGTCGAGGACGACGGCCTCACCGGTGACGAGATCGGACTCTTCCTGCACGAGGCCAGCGTAGAGCGCCGACGCGGGGGTCGGTGCCACTATCCTGGCGGACGAGGGAGGTGGCCGGTGGACGTCGATGTGTTCGTCGCGGCGCACAGTGCCGAATGGAGCAGGCTCGGCGAGCTCGCCGGACGGCGCAGGCTGACCGGCCAGGAGGCGGACGAGCTGGTCACGCTGTATCAACGCGCCGCGACGCATCTGTCGATGATCCGCTCGACCGCGCCCGATCCGGCCCTGCTGGCGAGGCTGTCGGCCCTGGTCGCCCGAGGCCGTTCGGCGGTGGCCGGCTCGCACAGCCCGGCGTGGCGCGAGGTCGGCCTGTTCTTCACCCGGCGGTTTCCGGCCGCGGTGTACCTGAGCCGCCGCTGGTGGATCCCGGCGGCGCTGCTGTCAGTCGCGGTGATGGCGGTGCTGGGCGTGTGGATCGCCGGCGACCCGGACGTGCGCGCGTCGCTGGTGTCGCCGGACGAGGTGCACGCGATGACCGCACCGGGCGGCCAGTACGAGACGTACTACTCGACCGGACCGGCGGCGTCCTTCGCGGCGAAGGTGTGGACGAACAACGCGTGGGTGGCGGCGACGTGCCTGTTCCTCGGGGTCGCGCTGGGCTTGCCGGTGATCGCCGCGCTGTGGATGAACTCGCTGAACGCCGGGGTCGCGATCGGCCTGATGTCGTCTGCCGGACGCGGCGATGTCCTGCTGGGCCTGCTGCTGCCGCACGGCCTGCTGGAACTGACGGCGGTGTTCATCGCGGCCGGGACCGGACTGAAGCTCGGCTGGACCGTGGTGGACCCGGGACGTCGCTCGCGAAGCGCGGCCCTGGCCGAACAGGGCCGGTCGGTGGTGGTGATGGCGCTGGGGCTGGCGTGCGTGCTGCTGGTGTCCGGCGTGATCGAGGCATTCGTGACGCCGTCGGGCTGGCCGACGTGGCTGCGGATCGGGATTGGGGCGGTGGTGGAGCTGCTGTTCCTGACGTATGTGTTCACGCTGGGGCGGCGGGCTGCGCTGGACGGGGAGACCGGGGATGTCGACCAGCGGGCCGCTGGAGACGCCCTGCCCGAGGCTGGCTGACCCTCTGCCTGGCGAGAAGTCCGTGAGGGGAACCCTGAGGGAATCTGATTCCCTCAGGGTTCCCCTCACGGATCTACAACCGGCCTGCCGCCTTCAGGGCCAGGTAGCGGTCCGCGAGGGCAGGCGGCAACTCCTCCGGAACCGCGTCCACCACCCCGACCCCATGCCGGGTCAGCCAAGCCACCGACGACTCCCGGCCGGCCAATGCCCTCTCCGCCGCGGCAGCGTCATAAACCGCCTCCGCCGACCCCCGCGAGGCGGCCATCTCCGCCACCCTCGGGTCCGCCACCGAAGCCACCAGCACCTCATGCCGGGCCGTCAACGACCCCAGCACCGGGAACAAGCCCTCTTCCAACGGCGCTGGCTCCAGCCCCGTCAGCAACACCACCAAAGCCCGCCGCCGAGTCCGCCGCAGCACCTCCGCCACCATGCCCCGAGCGTCCGTCTCCACCAGCGACGGTTCGATCGTGGCGAGGGCGTTCACCAAAGACGGCGTCGAGGCATTCGGCACGGAAGCCTGCACCCGACGGTCATAAGCCACCAGATCGACCCGGTCGCCCGCCCGGGAAGCCAGCGCGGCCAGCAAAAGCGCCGCGTCCATCGCCGCATCCAAGCGCGGCGCGTCGCCGACCCGTCCGGCCGAGACGCGGCCGGTGTCCAGCACCAAAACGACCTGCCGGTCGCGTTCCGGACGCCACGTCCGCACCATCACGTCCGAAGCGCGGGCCGTCGCGCGCCAGTCGATCGAGCGGACGTCGTCGCCGATCACGTACTCGCGCAGGGAGTCGAATTCCGTTCCCTGGCCCCGGATCAGCACCGCATTGCGGCCGTCCAGCTGCTGCAACCGAGCCAGTCGCGAAGGCAGATGCTTGCGGCTGTGGAACGGCGGCAGCACCCGAACCGACCACGGGACCTCGTGCGAACCCTGCCGCGCGGCCAAGCCCAGCGGGCCTACCGCGCGCACCGTCACCCGGGCCGCGACGCGGTCGCCGCGGCGGGTCGGGAGCAGCGCGGTCGTCAGCGCACGCCGCTCGCCGGAAGGAACGACGAGAGCATGCCGGTCGTCGGCACCGGCGCTCGGCGGCCAGGCATCCCGCAGCGAGCCCCGGACGGTGCGCCCGCCGGGGTTCGTCACGGTCAGCGTGACCTCGGCGGGCTCCCCCAGCCGGACGGAAGTGGTGCCACTGCGCGAAAACCGCAGCGCACGCACACTCCCGGCCAGCACGAGATCCACGACGACCAGCACCAGCAGCACCGCGACCACGATCGCGACGCCGGTGCCGGACGGGAACAGCAGCCCGACCACCAGCGCCCCCAGGAGCGCCAGCAGCCCGAGCCGCCCGGTGACTGCCATTTAGCGCGGCACCGGCACGGAGGCCAGCACCCGGTCGAGGACGCCGTCCGCGGTCACGCCTTCGAGTTCGGCTTCGGGCCGCACGTCGAGGCGATGCCGCAGCGCCGGACGGGCGAGCGCCTTGACGTCGTCGGGCGTCGCGTAATCCCGGCCGGACAGCCAGGCCCACGCACGCGTCACGGCGAGCAAAGCCGTTGCGCCACGCGGGGAAACGCCGATGCGCACGGCCGGGAGTTCCCGGGTCGCGCGGCAGAGGTCGACGACGTAGCCGATCACTTCCGGCCCGACGGTCACCTTCGCGACCGCTTCCCGCGCGGCGGCGAGCTCCGCCGCACCAGCGACCGGACGCACGCCTGCCGCAGCGAGGTTCCGCGGGTCGAAACCCTGTGCGTGCCGCCAAAGAATGCCGATCTCGTCCTCACGCGACGGTGCCGGCATGGTCAGCTTCAACAGGAACCGGTCCAGCTGCGCCTCGGGCAGCGGATAGGTGCCCTCGTACTCCACCGGGTTCTGGGTCGCGATCACGACGAACGGATCCGGCAACGGCCGCGAGGTGCCGTCGATCGACACCTGCCGCTCCTCCATCGCCTCCAGCAGCGACGACTGAGTCTTCGGCGGCGTCCGGTTGATTTCGTCCGCCAGCAGCAGATTCGTGAAGACCGGGCCCTCGCGGAAGGAGAACTCGCCGCTGTGCGCGTCGTACACAATGGACCCGGTGACGTCACCCGGCATCAGGTCCGGCGTGAACTGCACCCGCGTCGTCTTCAGGTCCAGCGAAGCCGCCAAAGCCCGCACCAGCAAAGTTTTCGCGACGCCCGGCACGCCTTCCAGCAGCACGTGCCCCCGGCAGAGCAACGCGAGGATGAGCCCGGTGACGGCCGCGTCGTTGCCGACCACAGCCTTCCCGACCTCGGTGCGCAAGGCGATCAGAGCCGCCCGCGCGTCCTGCATCTGTTCGGTACTCAAGAACGCTCCACCTCTCGTTCCACCGCGTCCAGTTCGTCCGCCAGCCGCACCAGCGCCGCCTCGTCGGACGGCGACGGGCCGTACAGCACCGCCCCGACCTCGTTCGACGCCCGGCCGGTCCGCGCGCTCACCGTCTCCACCACCGCGGGCGGGCCGGCGTCGCGCGGCAATCCCAGTCTCTTCCGCAGCCGCGTCCTGGCTGCCTCGCGCAAGGTTTCCGCCGCGTGCCCGGTCGCGCCGCCCCGCCGGTACAGCCGGGCGCGGCCCTCCGCCGTTTCCGCCGACCGCACGACCACCGGCAGCGGCTCGCGCACCACCGGGCCGAGCCGCCGCGCCCGCCACAGTGCGAAAAGGACGATCGCGATTCCCGCGGTCAGCGCACCGTAGCGCCAGCCCGGCGGGATCAGGTCGACGAACGGCTTCTTGTCGCCAGCCAGCGCCGAGTCCTCTGTAGACGGTACGTACCAGGTCAGCTGCCGGTGATCGCCCAGCAGCCGCATGCTGAACGCGGCGTTGCCTTCCTTGGCGATCTGGTCGTTGGTGAACGCGTCCGCGGCGCCGAGCACAGTCACGGTGCCAGTCCGGTCGGCCAGCTGCACGAAACTCGGTTCGGCACCGTCGCGATAACAGGTGCGTGCTGTCTTGTCGTCGGTGCTGTAGTGCCGTCCGCCGAGCGTGACCGAACCGGCGCTGACCGCCGCGCCGACCGTGCAACCCGGTTGCAGCGTAAGGACTTCTCCCGCTCCCGCCGGGGAAACTGTCGGCGCGGTCATGCCCAGCGCGGTCGATCCGGGCGCGACGAGCACCAGGTGCGAAACCCGACGTCGCAGGTCAGCCAACCCGTTTGTCGGCACCAATTGCGGCGCGGTGATCAGCAGAGTTCCGCTGTCGGCCGCATCGCGCGCCTCAGCGAGCGTATGCACGGCACGGATCTGAACGCCTTGCTGCTCCAGCAAATGCGCGAGAGCGTGGCTGCCGCGCGGTTCGTAGGAACCAGGGTCGAATTCGCCGCTGGTCTGCTTTCCGAGGCTGAGGACCATGACTACCGCGACGATCACGATCAGCAGGAGAATCGCGAGCGGAACCCGGGCGCCACGCCAGATTCGGCGCAGATCCGGCGAAACAGCCGTGCTCATGCGTCCGCCAAAACCGGTCGCGCGCGCCGGACGCGTTCGTCCAATTCGGACAAAGTGCGGTAACCGGCTTCGGTGCCCGGCCGTCCGCCGTAGTGGACGTCGTCGAACTGCCGCGCGGCGGCCGTCAGCTCAACCGCCAGGTCCGGCAGGAACCTTCCGGCCTCGGCGACGGCTTCGTCCGCGGTCCGGCCGGAGCGGACATCGAGCAGCGCGCGCTCTTCCATCCCCCGCACGAGTGCGCGGAACCGGTCCCGCACCGCGTCGGCGAAATCGCCGCGAGCGGCGGCTTCCTCAGCGGCTTTCCGGTACTCGTCAGCGGTTCGCCGCCGCCCGCCGAACACCTCGCCGGACGTTTTCGCGGACCGGCCGACCTTGCCCACCCGCAGCCGCACGACCACGATCAGCACGATCACCAGCGCCAGCACGAGCACCAGGCCGAGCGGGCCGCCGGGCACCCCGGACAACGCGTTGAACAGCTCGGAAATCCGCTGTCCGAGCCAATGCCAGACCTGCTCGAGAAAGCCTGGCCGCGCGGCCGCGTAACCCGGGTCGGTCAGTTCCTGGGCCGCCCGCAGCCGGGCTGGGTCCCGGTCGATGTCGACCGGGACGTCGGCGAGAAAACCGATCACCACGCCTGCTGCGGCGGTTGCGGCGGCTGGATGCCCGCCGCCCTGGCCAGTTCGATGTCCATGCCCTCGCGGCGCATCCGCTGGTCGATGTAGAGCACCACGGTGACCAGCGCGGTGAACGGCATGATGATCGTCTCCGCGATTACGCTGCCCACCGATTGCAGCACCAGCCCGCCGGTCGTCACCTTCGGCAGGGTCGCCTGCGGGTTGAACAGGCCGCTGAACGCGCCGGAGCCGAAGCTGAACGGGACGCTGATGATCGCCGAGATGATCCAGCCGATCACGCCCGCCAGCAGCAGAATCCCGAACACCCGCCAGAACATGCCCGACACGAGCTGGCGCGACCGCGTGAACGCCTGCCCGATCGTTCCGCGTTCCAGCACCAGCGCGGGACCGGTGAGCGACCAGAACACATACGGCAGCACGGCGGGCAGCAGGCAGAACGCCGCGGCGACGATCGTGGCCAGCGTGTAAAGGATGGTGACCGCCAGCAGCGGCAGCAGGCGCGGAGCGGCTTCGCGCATCGCCGAGCCGAAGTCGACCGGACGGCCGAGCACCGCCTTGCCCATCACCACGGTGAGGAAGCCGGTGAGGAAAGTCTGCGCCAGCATGGAAATCACGAGCGTCGGCAGCAGCGCGGTGAGCGCGGAACCCAGCAGGCTGTACGCCGCGTCGAGCTGCTGTTGCTGCGTCGCGGCCGGGCCGAGCTGCGCGACCCGGTTGAAATCGGGCACCAGCCACAGCGACGCGACGAGGTTCAGCCCCGCCGAGATCACCGCGACGACCGCGGCCACCCCGAGGATCAGCAACGGGTACCGGCGGATCGCGGTGATCGCGCCGTCGAGGATGTCGCCGACGTTCAACGGGCGCAACGCGATCACGCCCGGTTTGCCCAGTCCGTGCGGGCTCCAGCCCTGACCGGGACGGCCGGGGCCGCCGCCGGGGTACTGCGGAAGCGGTTGCTGGCCCGGAGATTGCCACTGGCCGCCTGCCGGCGGCGGGGTCGCGCCGGGAGGCGGGAACGAGCCGGGCTGACCCGGGGTGGCGCCGGCCGGGTTCTCGCCGCCGGAAGAAGACACGCCAGACGGGGTCTCGCTGCCCGGCCGCGGGGATGCCGGATTCTCACCGGCAGAAGGCGAAGTGGCGTTTTGCCCGCTTGGCTGCGACGTCGGGCCAGCCGGGTTCGCGCCACCCGAAGGCGAAGCCCCACCAGCCGGGTTCTGCCCGCCTGGCTGCGAAGCCGCGCCAGCCGGACTCGCCCAGCCCGGCGGCGGCGTCGCGCCAGCGGCGTTTTCGCTGGCAGGCGACGAATCCGAGCCAGCCGGACCGTCCGAAGCGGCCTGCTTCTCCACGGACGAACCGGAGTTTTCGCTGGCGGACGACGAAATTCCGGCGCCGGCGCCGGACGGCGAGGACGAGGTGTCCGTTTCGCCGGTCTCCGGCGGGGTGGCGGCGGACGCGCCGGGATCGGGGCTCGCGAAGCCCCGGCTCGGCGTAGGCGTGTCGTCCCCCGGCCCGGGCGAACCGGGTGAATTTGTCATCGGAGCCCCTCGTCTGCACGGCCCTTGCGGTTGCTGCCGTCACTCTTCCAGAGCCGTCGACACCCGGCCAGACCTGGGGGGACGTCCGGGCGAGGAGCCAGTCCGGCGAAGTGCTGCGGCGGGCCGGGCGTCCCCCGATATGCTGAACGGCAAGCCGGGGTACGCCCGGCCCGCGCCGAGACCCACCGGGACTGCCCTGATGACGCAACCGCCCTACGGCCAGGTGCCGCCACGCGGGACCGTTCAACCGCCGCCGGTGCCGGGTCAAGGACCGGTGCCGCCGGGCCAGTACCCGGGCCAGGCGCAAGGTCCGTACCAGGCACCGCCGGGACAAGGGCCGTACCAGGGACAGCAGCCGCCGTATCAGGGCCCGCCTCCGCAGGGGCCGCCGTGGCAGCAGCCGCCGCCGTCCTATCCGGTGCCGCCGCGCAAACCGACCGGTCTGATCGTGGGCCTGTGCCTCGGCGCGGTCGCGGTGCTGGCGCTGGGCGTCGTGGCGATCGTGTCGCTGAACCGCGGGTCGGGTCCGAGCAACGCGGGCTACCAGGCCGCGCCGCCCGCGCCGACGTCCTCCACCGAACTGCCGCCCACCAGCGGCTCGTCCACCGCTTCGAGCGCGCCGACCAGTTCGTCGGAAAGCCCGAGCACCTCCGCCAGCGCGGGCCCGCACAAGATCCTCCAGCTCGCTGATCACCCGATCCTGCAGGACCGCAACGCCGGCCTCCAGAACCTCGTCTGCAACCTCCCGCAGTGGACCAGCACGCAGGACGGCGCGGAAGCGTTCTTCACCGCGGCGAGCAAATGCCTCGACGCGGCGTGGGGCCCGTTCCTCGAGTCCTACAACCTGCCGTTCACGCCGCCCGCGCTGCACTTCCCGACCGGACCGAGCTTCGACACCGAATGCGGCACCATCCAGGTCGGCATCGCCACCGCGGCGTACTACTGCGAGAACAACCTGTACGTCCCGTTCAAGGGCCTGCAGACCGACCAGTACGGCAACAATCCCGGCGTCTACCTGGCATTGTTCGCCCACGAGTACGGCCACCACGTGCAGGAAGTCGCGGGCATCATGGACGCCGCGTGGCAGAAGATCTACGCGGCCGGGCAGAACAGCCCCGAGGGCCTCGACATGTCGCGCCGCAAGGAACTGCAGGCGCAGTGCTTCTCCGGAATGTTCCTGGGCGCGCACGTCGACCGCGGCGGCACGATCACCCGCGACATGTACAACAAGGCCTGGAACGACCAGGAAACCCGCGGCGACAACACTTCCCGCAGCCACGACCACGGCACCAACGCGCACTACGCGCAGTGGTGGCGCGCCGGGGCGAAGGACAACCGGATCGCGGACTGCAACACCTTCGCGGCCTCTGCTTCGGACGTCAGCTGACCTAGTTGGCACTGCGTCCGTAGTGGTCCGCGGCTGGTGGCCGCATCCGACGCAATCCCGGCACTACGGATGTAGTGGCTCACTGAGGGCGACTGCCTCCGGCGCACTTTTGCCACTACGGATGTAGTGGTTCGTTGATCGCGGATGAGCCCCTGCGAGTGGTGGCGCTGCGGGTGTAGTGGTTTGCTCAGAGCGCCGTCCGCACTTCACGCGGTCGTCAGCCGGGAGCGTCAGCTGAGCAGCGCGAGCTTGCCCGAACCGCGGATCACCAGGTAGGCGTACATTCCGCCGCAGAAGCAGGCAAACACCAGCAACGCCAGGGCGATCGGCGCGCGCAGGTCCTGCGAACCGGCCGAGGTGTCCGGAGTGGTGACTGAGACGACGCCGCTGTCCGGGGCGTCGTCCGGGACCAGCACCTGGAGATGTTCGTCCTTGCCGTGCCCGCAGCTGTCGAGCGTGCCCAGGCGCGGTTTGCCGCCGAGCTGGAACGAGACCGATTCGGCAGCCCCGGGAACGGAGCAGTCGACGGCCTTGGTGATCTGGGCGTCCACCGGCGCACCGGGGGACTTCGCGTGGATGCCGAGCAGCCCCGGACCGGCGAGCCACGTCAAGACCACGACGAGCACCCCGGTCGCGATCGGGATGCCCACCTGCAGCCACCGCTTGACGGGGCTCTTATGCGGGGGGTCGGAAACCTGCACGACGCCATGCTTCCAGATGCCGGGGGCAAAACCCAGTGAGGTGCCCGCGCACGGGGGACCCCGCCCAAACCGCGTGCGCCTCCTCACTCGTCGCCGAGCCCGGCGCCCGATGCCCGAGGTGCGTGAGGGGAACCCTGAGGGAATCTGATTCCCTCAGGGTTCCCCTCACGCACCTTCGCAGCTACACAACCAGCCGCACAGCGCCCGGCTCAGCGTTCGATGTGATCGACCTGCGTGACCTTCTTGACGTACAGCAGCCGGTCCCCCGGCTCCAGCGCGTCCGCCTGCGGAGCGTCAACCCGGTAAAGCACCCCGTCGCGCACCACGCCGAGCACGATGTCCGGCAGGTGCCGCGGCGAGCCGCCTTCCTCGCTCGGTTCGATGGCGCGTTCGGCGATCGCCAGTCCGGATTCCGGGGTCAGCAGGTCCTCGACCATGTCCACTACAAGCGGAGTGGACGTCGCCATCCCGAGCAGCCGCCCGGCTGTTTCACTCGACACCACGACCTGGTTCGCCCCGGACTGCTTCAGCAGGTGCACGTTCTCCGCCTCGCGCACCGAAGCCACGATGTGCGCCTTCGGGGCCAGCTCGCGCGCGGTGAGGGTGACCAGCACGGCCGTGTCGTCGCGGTTCGGCGCGACCACTACGGCCCGCGCGTGCTGCACGCCCGCGACGCGCAGGACGTCCGCCCTGGTCGCCGATCCGTGCACGGTGACAAGCCCGAGCGCGCTCGCCGCGTCCAGCGCCTGCTGGTCGGTGTCGACGACCACGACGCGGTTGGCCTGCACCTCCTCGTCGCCGAGCAGCGCGTTGACCGCCGAGCGGCCCTTCGTGCCGAAACCGACGACGACGGTGTGGTCACGCACCTTCGTCCTCCACTTCTGGATTTTGAACGCCTGCCGGGAGCGCTCGGTGAGCACTTCCAGGGTGGTCCCGACGAGGACGATGAGGAAGAGCACCCGCAGCGGCGTGATCACGATGACGTTCACCAGCCGCGCGGACGCGGTGGCCGGGGCGATGTCGCCGTAGCCGGTGGTCGAGAGGGAAACTGTCGCGTAATAAAGCGAGTCGAGAAGCGAGAGGCCGTCGCCGTTGGCGTCGCGGTAGCCGTCCCGGTCGAGGTAGACGATCAGCACCGTGGCGAGCAGCGCCAGCAGCGCGCCGATGATCCGCTTGACGATCGCCCGCATCGGGCTGACGGTCAGCTCCGGCATCCGGATCACGCCGACTAGCTCGTGGTCGGGCCGGTCGTTCAACCGGACGTTCAGGGGCAGCCGTTTCAAGGCCTTCATGCACCGGCCCCCAACGCGCGTTCGGCGTCACTCACAGCCGGGAGGATAACCCAATCGGAGCACCCGCACACCCGTCACGGCGATCATGCTGTGGCAGGCTTGCCGCATGCCCGAACCTCGCGCGTCGCAACGTCCGGCCCATTTTCTCGCCGCTCTCCTGGCCGGGGCGGGCGTCCTGCACTTCGCCCGGCCGAAGCAGTTCGACGCGCTGGTCCCGAAAGAGTTGCCCGGTGACCGGCGCACGTGGACCTACGCCTCGGGCGTCGCCGAGTTGACCGTCGCCGCCGGGATCGCGCTGCCGCGCACGCGCCGGCTGGGCGGATTGGCGGCGGCGCTGCTGTTCGTCGGGGTGTTCCCGGGGAACGTGAAAATGGCGCTGGACTATCAGCGACGCGGCCGTCCGGCGCGGGATCGCGCGGTGGCGTGGCTGCGGTTGCCGATGCAGTGGCCGTTGGTGAACTGGGCGTTGACCGTGCGCGATCGGGCCTAGCTCTTACTCGCGGGGAACGTTGCGCAGCAAGGCACGCAGGCCTTCCGCGTCCAGCAGGTCGGCCGGGCGCAGCGTGTGTCCAGGTCGGACATAGTGGAAGGCCGCGCGCACCCGTTCTACCGGGACTTTCTTCAGCGCCGCCCAGGCCAATCGGTACGCGCCGAGCTGAACAGCCAATGCTGGCAACCGCTCTTCGGACGGGACCGAGCCCGTCTTCCAGTCCACGACGGTCCAGCCGCCGTCGGGATCCGCGTACACGGCGTCCATCCGGCCGCGCAGCGTGATGCCTTCGACGTCCGCGGAGAACGGCACCTCCACGGCCACCGGGACGCGGTCGGACCATTCGCTGTTCTCGAAAGCTTCTTGCAGGGCTTCGAAATCGGTGTCCGGAGCCTCGCCGACGTCGGCCGCGCCGGGGAGGTCGTCGATCTCCAGCAGCCGGTCGCCGGAGAAGCGTTGCTCCAGCCAGCTGTGGAACGCCGTGCCGCGACGGGCGAAGGTGTTGGGCGGCAACGGAAGCGGTCGACGCAAGCGTTGCGCGAGAGCGTCTGCATCGGACGCCAGGTCCACCAGCTGACTCACGCTCAGCTGCGCTGGCAATGCGACGCGATCCACTGTGGACTGTGAGCGGGCGCGTTCGGCGAGGAGAACGTCGGTGTCGGCGCCCCAGCCGTCCGGGTCTTCCGGGTCGATGACGTCTTCGTCGTCCTCGAAGTCGTCTGGCAGATATTCGTCTTCGTCCTCGGGTTCGGGCGGCAGCGGGATTTCGTCGTCGTCGGCTGCCGGGAGAGGCTCGGTTTCCGGTTCGGGTTCTGCCTTGGGTTCCGGCTCCGGTTCTTCTTCCAGGGCAGCCATTTCCGCCCGCAGCAGATCCACCCCGGTGGCCACGCCGGACCGCCGGTCGCCCAGCGGATCCACCGGCCACTTCGCCGTCCGCGAGTCCGCGACCAGCGGGTTCTCCTCGTCCTCCGCCGGTTCGTCGGCCCAGACGTCCACCACGCCCAGCGGCGGGTCGGCCTCGCCCATCACCTCGGCGATCTCGGACAGGAAGATCGACGGCCCTTTGGCGCGGGTGCTGCTTTCATTCCACCAATGCCCGGAAACGAGCAGCGCGCGTTCGGAACGGGTCAGCGCGACGTAACACAGCCGTCGCTCCTCGTCGGCTTCGCGCGCGACGAACCCTTCCTCGTGCAGTTCCAGTGCTTCTTGCACTTCCTTGCGGTCGTAGCCTTCTGCGATCTGCAGCTTCGGCAGGTCCGCCGAGTCACCGCGCAAATGCGCGGGCAGCGCGGTAGAAGTGCGCAACCACGACGACGAACGACGCTTGCCCGGAAACACCTCAGCGACCAGGTGCGGGACAGCCACCACTTCCCATTCCAGCCCCTTGGCCGAATGCACGGTGAGCACCTGCACCCGGTCCGGAACCACCTGCACTTCACCAGGTGTGAGGCCGTCTTCCGCGTGCGCTGCAGTGTTCAGGTAGTCCACAAAGGACAACAGAGTCGCGGTCGGCGCGGTTTCCGCGTAATCCGTAACGACTTCGGCGAACGCGTCCAGATGCGCGCGGCCAGCCGAACCTGGACGGGCGAGCGATTCGACGTCAAGCAGCATCGTGCGTTCGACGTCCGCCACCAATTCCGGCAGCGATTGATCCAGCCGACGTCGCAGCGCCGTCAATTCCGCGCCTAGGCGGCGAATCCGGCGGTACCCCTC
Encoded here:
- a CDS encoding TrkA family potassium uptake protein → MKALKRLPLNVRLNDRPDHELVGVIRMPELTVSPMRAIVKRIIGALLALLATVLIVYLDRDGYRDANGDGLSLLDSLYYATVSLSTTGYGDIAPATASARLVNVIVITPLRVLFLIVLVGTTLEVLTERSRQAFKIQKWRTKVRDHTVVVGFGTKGRSAVNALLGDEEVQANRVVVVDTDQQALDAASALGLVTVHGSATRADVLRVAGVQHARAVVVAPNRDDTAVLVTLTARELAPKAHIVASVREAENVHLLKQSGANQVVVSSETAGRLLGMATSTPLVVDMVEDLLTPESGLAIAERAIEPSEEGGSPRHLPDIVLGVVRDGVLYRVDAPQADALEPGDRLLYVKKVTQVDHIER
- a CDS encoding DoxX family protein → MPEPRASQRPAHFLAALLAGAGVLHFARPKQFDALVPKELPGDRRTWTYASGVAELTVAAGIALPRTRRLGGLAAALLFVGVFPGNVKMALDYQRRGRPARDRAVAWLRLPMQWPLVNWALTVRDRA
- a CDS encoding ATP-dependent helicase, whose translation is MSPVVIANPVGPAEIADALGLHRPTPEQATVIASPVEPSLVVAGAGAGKTETMAARVVWLVANGIVSPERVLGLTFTRKAARQLGERVRARLRRLAGSGLLERIDPSGALRSTVVAGEPTVLTYHAYAGRLLSEHGLRLPVQPGVRLLSETSSWQLAHRVVSTWDNDLDTDRVPPTVTAQLLALAGELGEHLISTEKLGQYTEWLCEVIENAPRAKGQRASLPVKLQDVLAAQRFRLALLPLVEDYHRRKRAEGALDFADQMSLAAQLADGYPAVVTGERERYGAVLLDEYQDTGHAQRVLLRSLFGGVDHPPMPVTAVGDPAQAIYGWRGASAANLPRFTTDFPRRGEGRLETAHEFGLLTSFRNPPEILELANAISEPLRQRGLGVERLRARDGADPADIAVALLPDVRAEREWVADAMAQRWHAEKEESGKPPTAAVLVRRRADMAPIAAEMRMRGLPVEVVGLGGLLDEPEVADLVSTLRVLADPLAGSAAARLLTGARWRIAAADVAALWRRANELTSPEPRAKEGDEPELVAERAEQAGLIDAVDEPGAPERYSAEGYRRIRRLGAELTALRRRLDQSLPELVADVERTMLLDVESLARPGSAGRAHLDAFAEVVTDYAETAPTATLLSFVDYLNTAAHAEDGLTPGEVQVVPDRVQVLTVHSAKGLEWEVVAVPHLVAEVFPGKRRSSSWLRTSTALPAHLRGDSADLPKLQIAEGYDRKEVQEALELHEEGFVAREADEERRLCYVALTRSERALLVSGHWWNESSTRAKGPSIFLSEIAEVMGEADPPLGVVDVWADEPAEDEENPLVADSRTAKWPVDPLGDRRSGVATGVDLLRAEMAALEEEPEPEPKAEPEPETEPLPAADDDEIPLPPEPEDEDEYLPDDFEDDEDVIDPEDPDGWGADTDVLLAERARSQSTVDRVALPAQLSVSQLVDLASDADALAQRLRRPLPLPPNTFARRGTAFHSWLEQRFSGDRLLEIDDLPGAADVGEAPDTDFEALQEAFENSEWSDRVPVAVEVPFSADVEGITLRGRMDAVYADPDGGWTVVDWKTGSVPSEERLPALAVQLGAYRLAWAALKKVPVERVRAAFHYVRPGHTLRPADLLDAEGLRALLRNVPRE